From Camelina sativa cultivar DH55 chromosome 20, Cs, whole genome shotgun sequence, the proteins below share one genomic window:
- the LOC104769371 gene encoding WPP domain-interacting tail-anchored protein 1-like isoform X1, whose translation MMETETEHNRTVSVDDNDSLVPEPSSTTKESFFEDFSLTGQVMNPQLSSAGEVLTKVELDFAFVSEKLVNLSLLTMQLGTRENDFESFVSKKVDEEEEEEEEESLSNDDSAEKALEFDLLSSILNSEVNELESLLGFLQGEIQSARVMISPFQHDGEAFLDLEGKLHDAEQSLGQLMDQVVEMKKQSSNFQRLSSGLDEFGSWSGGQTAVSQNDGEFGDLSAKIKMQTADQQRNVLRMLEKSLAKEMELEKKLSESRNFERELEMKLYSSEQDVVYMEEVTEDAFSRWLEADNAAEVFKGTSKEMSGKLQVLQFNLSGSFKREDNLKSELVNSKERLEAKECALHKLDSSNARLHDFLMAQTEGLKESLREAEEKMILLNTENSSLSEKVNSLEDQLNEYGLQTEDADATSGALIKDLERINEELKDKLAKTEARAEEAESKCKILEESQKELQDELGTFRDKGFTLEKLASLEKHLRDSDLQLEHAVAAVEASKEKQNLLYSTVSDMEDVIDDLKSKVLKAENRADYTEEKLIMVSESNAELNEELKFFKGRLKEGEKYLHQAEERKIRTAKDIAIHNKIMKKLVMQLAAERERLHKQITNLSRENCVLMVKLKKIGKTGIMESGNGNERSPKSDQNASSCHQESSPQATVTSVINPEEEETELKADIGSVRRLDVGALGLKHILVAIFVILLSSMAYFISQQNI comes from the exons atgatgGAAACAGAAACGGAACATAATAGAACTGTCTCTGTCGATGACAACGACAGCCTCGTACCAGAGCCAAgttcaacaacaaaagaaagcttTTTTGAAGATTTCTCGCTTACAGGGCAAGTTATGAATCCACAACTTTCAAGTGCTGGCGAAGTTTTGACAAAAGTTGAATTGGATTTTGCTTTTGTCTCTGAGAAATTGGTCAATCTAAGTCTTCTTACTATGCAACTCGGCACCAGGGAAAAtgattttgagtcttttgtttctaagaaagtagatgaagaagaagaagaagaagaagaagagtctttgAGTAATGATGATTCGGCTGAGAAGGCGTTGGAGTTTGATCTCTTGTCTTCAATTCTCAATTCAGAGGTGAACGAACTTGAATCGCTTCTTGGTTTTCTCCAGGGTGAGATTCAAAGTGCGCGTGTTATGATATCTCCGTTTCAACATGATGGAGAAGCTTTCTTGGATTTGGAAGGGAAGTTGCATGATGCTGAACAGTCTTTGGGTCAGTTAATGGACCAAGTGGTGGAAATGAAGAAGCAATCTTCTAACTTTCAGAGGTTATCTTCTGGTTTGGATGAATTTGGAAGCT GGTCTGGAGGACAAACTGCAGTGTCTCAAAACGATGGTGAGTTTGGTGATCTTAGTGCTAAGATCAAAATGCAGACTGCTGATCAGCAAAGAAATGTTTTGAGGATGCTTGAGAAATCTTTGGCTAAGGAGATGGAACTTGAGAAGAAACTAAGTGAATCAAGAAATTTTGAACGAGAGCTGGAGATGAAACTATATTCATCCGAGCAGGATGTTGTCTACATGGAAGAAGTTACTGAAGATGCGTTCTCGAGGTGGCTTGAGGCAGATAATGCTGCTGAAGTCTTTAAAGGAACGTCAAAGGAGATGTCTGGAAAACTCCAAGTTCTTCAGTTCAATCTAAGCGGCTCTTTTAAGCGGGAAGATAACTTGAAGTCTGAGCTCGTTAATTCAAAGGAACGTTTAGAAGCTAAGGAATGCGCCTTGCACAAACTTGATAGCAGCAATGCAAGACTTCATGACTTTCTTATGGCGCAAACAGAAGGCTTaaaagagagtttgagagaagCTGAGGAAAAAATGATTCTGTTGAACACTGAGAATTCCTCATTAAGTGAAAAAGTTAACTCCCTTGAAGATCAACTGAATGAATATGGGCTTCAAACAGAAGATGCGGATGCTACTTCTGGTGCTCTGATAAAAGATCTTGAACGTATCAATGAGGAACTGAAAGATAAGTTAGCCAAAACTGAAGCAAGGGCTGAAGAAGCAGAATCCAAGTGCAAAATTCTAGAAGAAAGCCAAAAGGAGCTTCAAGACGAGTTGGGGACTTTCAGAGACAAGGGCTTCACTCTGGAGAAGTTAGCATCGCTTGAGAAACACTTGAGGGACTCAGATCTTCAACTAGAACATGCAGTTGCAGCTGTTGAAGCAAGTAAAGAAAAGCAGAACTTGTTATACTCTACTGTTTCTGATATGGAGGATGTGATTGATGATCTTAAATCCAAAGTTTTGAAGGCTGAAAACAGGGCTGACTATACAGAAGAGAAGTTGATTATGGTATCTGAGTCTAATGCAGAGCTCAACGAAGAACTGAAATTCTTTAAAGGTAGATTGAAAGAAGGGGAGAAATATTTACATCaagcagaagaaagaaaaattcgGACCGCTAAAGATATTGCTATACATAACAAGATCATGAAAAAACTGGTCATGCAACTAGCTGCTGAACGAGAACGACTTCATAAACAG ATAACTAACTTGTCAAGAGAGAATTGTGTGTTGATGGTGAAGTTGAAAAAGATTGGAAAAACTGGTATTATGGAGAGTGGCAATGGAAATGAACGTTCACCAAAGTCTGACCAGAATGCTTCTTCTTGCCATCAAGAAAGTAGTCCTCAAGCCACCGTCACTTCAGTAATTAATCCAGAG gaggaagaaacagaattaaaagCAGATATTGGAAGTGTAAGGAGATTAGATGTTGGCGCTCTTGGATTGAAGCACATTCTCGTTGCAATATTTGTGATCTTATTATCGTCAATGGCTTACTTCATATCTCAGCAAAACATCTAA
- the LOC104769371 gene encoding WPP domain-interacting tail-anchored protein 1-like isoform X2 — MMETETEHNRTVSVDDNDSLVPEPSSTTKESFFEDFSLTGQVMNPQLSSAGEVLTKVELDFAFVSEKLVNLSLLTMQLGTRENDFESFVSKKVDEEEEEEEEESLSNDDSAEKALEFDLLSSILNSEVNELESLLGFLQGEIQSARVMISPFQHDGEAFLDLEGKLHDAEQSLGQLMDQVVEMKKQSSNFQRLSSGLDEFGSWSGGQTAVSQNDGEFGDLSAKIKMQTADQQRNVLRMLEKSLAKEMELEKKLSESRNFERELEMKLYSSEQDVVYMEEVTEDAFSRWLEADNAAEVFKGTSKEMSGKLQVLQFNLSGSFKREDNLKSELVNSKERLEAKECALHKLDSSNARLHDFLMAQTEGLKESLREAEEKMILLNTENSSLSEKVNSLEDQLNEYGLQTEDADATSGALIKDLERINEELKDKLAKTEARAEEAESKCKILEESQKELQDELGTFRDKGFTLEKLASLEKHLRDSDLQLEHAVAAVEASKEKQNLLYSTVSDMEDVIDDLKSKVLKAENRADYTEEKLIMVSESNAELNEELKFFKGRLKEGEKYLHQAEERKIRTAKDIAIHNKIMKKLVMQLAAERERLHKHVLRLCMLIVYIISTSKH, encoded by the exons atgatgGAAACAGAAACGGAACATAATAGAACTGTCTCTGTCGATGACAACGACAGCCTCGTACCAGAGCCAAgttcaacaacaaaagaaagcttTTTTGAAGATTTCTCGCTTACAGGGCAAGTTATGAATCCACAACTTTCAAGTGCTGGCGAAGTTTTGACAAAAGTTGAATTGGATTTTGCTTTTGTCTCTGAGAAATTGGTCAATCTAAGTCTTCTTACTATGCAACTCGGCACCAGGGAAAAtgattttgagtcttttgtttctaagaaagtagatgaagaagaagaagaagaagaagaagagtctttgAGTAATGATGATTCGGCTGAGAAGGCGTTGGAGTTTGATCTCTTGTCTTCAATTCTCAATTCAGAGGTGAACGAACTTGAATCGCTTCTTGGTTTTCTCCAGGGTGAGATTCAAAGTGCGCGTGTTATGATATCTCCGTTTCAACATGATGGAGAAGCTTTCTTGGATTTGGAAGGGAAGTTGCATGATGCTGAACAGTCTTTGGGTCAGTTAATGGACCAAGTGGTGGAAATGAAGAAGCAATCTTCTAACTTTCAGAGGTTATCTTCTGGTTTGGATGAATTTGGAAGCT GGTCTGGAGGACAAACTGCAGTGTCTCAAAACGATGGTGAGTTTGGTGATCTTAGTGCTAAGATCAAAATGCAGACTGCTGATCAGCAAAGAAATGTTTTGAGGATGCTTGAGAAATCTTTGGCTAAGGAGATGGAACTTGAGAAGAAACTAAGTGAATCAAGAAATTTTGAACGAGAGCTGGAGATGAAACTATATTCATCCGAGCAGGATGTTGTCTACATGGAAGAAGTTACTGAAGATGCGTTCTCGAGGTGGCTTGAGGCAGATAATGCTGCTGAAGTCTTTAAAGGAACGTCAAAGGAGATGTCTGGAAAACTCCAAGTTCTTCAGTTCAATCTAAGCGGCTCTTTTAAGCGGGAAGATAACTTGAAGTCTGAGCTCGTTAATTCAAAGGAACGTTTAGAAGCTAAGGAATGCGCCTTGCACAAACTTGATAGCAGCAATGCAAGACTTCATGACTTTCTTATGGCGCAAACAGAAGGCTTaaaagagagtttgagagaagCTGAGGAAAAAATGATTCTGTTGAACACTGAGAATTCCTCATTAAGTGAAAAAGTTAACTCCCTTGAAGATCAACTGAATGAATATGGGCTTCAAACAGAAGATGCGGATGCTACTTCTGGTGCTCTGATAAAAGATCTTGAACGTATCAATGAGGAACTGAAAGATAAGTTAGCCAAAACTGAAGCAAGGGCTGAAGAAGCAGAATCCAAGTGCAAAATTCTAGAAGAAAGCCAAAAGGAGCTTCAAGACGAGTTGGGGACTTTCAGAGACAAGGGCTTCACTCTGGAGAAGTTAGCATCGCTTGAGAAACACTTGAGGGACTCAGATCTTCAACTAGAACATGCAGTTGCAGCTGTTGAAGCAAGTAAAGAAAAGCAGAACTTGTTATACTCTACTGTTTCTGATATGGAGGATGTGATTGATGATCTTAAATCCAAAGTTTTGAAGGCTGAAAACAGGGCTGACTATACAGAAGAGAAGTTGATTATGGTATCTGAGTCTAATGCAGAGCTCAACGAAGAACTGAAATTCTTTAAAGGTAGATTGAAAGAAGGGGAGAAATATTTACATCaagcagaagaaagaaaaattcgGACCGCTAAAGATATTGCTATAC
- the LOC104769370 gene encoding putative inactive serine/threonine-protein kinase At5g11400 isoform X1: MGNIVKPFKQQQPFAYQPLTVPLISVEAQNEDLRVFRFTDLKKATKNFRQDRVETCEDGSVRKYYRGYVHKTTFAPSRNGKGIAVSVMECDSVCPLQDWMARARSLQHISHPNLVKLLGYCCEDNKTLFLVFEYSHKGSLDSHIFGKEDALPWVIRVKIAIGIAQGVAFLHSINKFPLNQELQKHNIMLEEVHYNAKLFYLESIKPSLMTVGQVMVIPGYVSPECVMAAHMGMESDVYLFGLILLELLSGSNHRKLLIKIMQSSDVWNTSILPDHYMIEEIIDPRLGTDYPANAAIQMGTLIQRCTKRDKKKRPLMQQVLDVLDYISEIED, encoded by the exons aTGGGAAACATTGTAAAGCctttcaaacaacaacaacctttTGCTTACCAGCCTCTCACCGTTCCTCTAATTTCAG TGGAGGCACAAAACGAGGATCTGAGAGTCTTCAGATTTACGGATTTGAAGAAAGCAACCAAGAATTTCAGACAAGACAGGGTCGAAACTTGCGAGGATGGCTCTGTTCGAAAATACTACAGGGGCTACGTCCATAAAACAACATTTGCTCCATCAAGAAATGGAAAAGGAATCGCTGTTTCTGTCATGGAATGTGATAGTGTATGCCCTCTACAGGACTGGATG GCAAGAGCGAGGTCTCTACAACACATTTCTCACCCCAATTTGGTCAAACTTTTGGGTTACTGTTGTGAAGATAACAAAACACTCTTCTTGGTTTTTGAATACTCGCACAAAGGAAGCTTGGACAGTCACATTTTCGGAA AAGAAGATGCATTGCCATGGGTAATACGGGTTAAAATAGCCATTGGAATAGCTCAAGGTGTTGCCTTTCTCCACTCGATCAACAAGTTCCCGCTAAATCAAGAACTTCAAAAGCATAACATTATGCTTGAAGAGGtg CATTACAATGCAAAACTGTTTTATCTTGAATCAATCAAACCGAGCTTGATGACAGTAGGTCAAGTCATGGTAATACCTGGTTACGTATCTCCTGAATGTGTAATGGCAG CTCATATGGGAATGGAGTCTGATGTTTACCTATTTGGTCTGATCTTGCTTGAGCTTTTATCTGGTTCAAACCATCGAAAACTATTAATCAAGATCATGCAAAGCTCAGATGTCTGGAATACATCTATCTTGCCCGATCATTATATGATTGAGGAAATAATCGATCCCCGACTTGGAACAGATTACCCTGCGAATGCGGCAATACAGATGGGCACACTCATCCAAAGATGCACCAAGCGGGACAAGAAGAAACGACCATTGATGCAACAAGTTTTGGATGTTCTTGATTATATTTCAGAGATTGAGGATTAA
- the LOC104769370 gene encoding putative inactive serine/threonine-protein kinase At5g11400 isoform X2 encodes MGNIVKPFKQQQPFAYQPLTVPLISVEAQNEDLRVFRFTDLKKATKNFRQDRVETCEDGSVRKYYRGYVHKTTFAPSRNGKGIAVSVMECDSVCPLQDWMARARSLQHISHPNLVKLLGYCCEDNKTLFLVFEYSHKGSLDSHIFGKEDALPWVIRVKIAIGIAQGVAFLHSINKFPLNQELQKHNIMLEEHYNAKLFYLESIKPSLMTVGQVMVIPGYVSPECVMAAHMGMESDVYLFGLILLELLSGSNHRKLLIKIMQSSDVWNTSILPDHYMIEEIIDPRLGTDYPANAAIQMGTLIQRCTKRDKKKRPLMQQVLDVLDYISEIED; translated from the exons aTGGGAAACATTGTAAAGCctttcaaacaacaacaacctttTGCTTACCAGCCTCTCACCGTTCCTCTAATTTCAG TGGAGGCACAAAACGAGGATCTGAGAGTCTTCAGATTTACGGATTTGAAGAAAGCAACCAAGAATTTCAGACAAGACAGGGTCGAAACTTGCGAGGATGGCTCTGTTCGAAAATACTACAGGGGCTACGTCCATAAAACAACATTTGCTCCATCAAGAAATGGAAAAGGAATCGCTGTTTCTGTCATGGAATGTGATAGTGTATGCCCTCTACAGGACTGGATG GCAAGAGCGAGGTCTCTACAACACATTTCTCACCCCAATTTGGTCAAACTTTTGGGTTACTGTTGTGAAGATAACAAAACACTCTTCTTGGTTTTTGAATACTCGCACAAAGGAAGCTTGGACAGTCACATTTTCGGAA AAGAAGATGCATTGCCATGGGTAATACGGGTTAAAATAGCCATTGGAATAGCTCAAGGTGTTGCCTTTCTCCACTCGATCAACAAGTTCCCGCTAAATCAAGAACTTCAAAAGCATAACATTATGCTTGAAGAG CATTACAATGCAAAACTGTTTTATCTTGAATCAATCAAACCGAGCTTGATGACAGTAGGTCAAGTCATGGTAATACCTGGTTACGTATCTCCTGAATGTGTAATGGCAG CTCATATGGGAATGGAGTCTGATGTTTACCTATTTGGTCTGATCTTGCTTGAGCTTTTATCTGGTTCAAACCATCGAAAACTATTAATCAAGATCATGCAAAGCTCAGATGTCTGGAATACATCTATCTTGCCCGATCATTATATGATTGAGGAAATAATCGATCCCCGACTTGGAACAGATTACCCTGCGAATGCGGCAATACAGATGGGCACACTCATCCAAAGATGCACCAAGCGGGACAAGAAGAAACGACCATTGATGCAACAAGTTTTGGATGTTCTTGATTATATTTCAGAGATTGAGGATTAA